The following proteins are co-located in the Pseudomonas sp. DY-1 genome:
- the folE2 gene encoding GTP cyclohydrolase FolE2 codes for MNAIVLPDVASESASLSLPLNWVGMCGIAQPILLEGQRITARVDAGVSLDDGSARGIHMSRLYLALEELEQEEVSAEQLHRVLDRFLDSHRGLSSSASLRLHGEVLLQRPALVSQLAGWKSYPFEVCARQDPWGFHVELQLQLAYSSTCPCSAALARQLIQQRFAEDFSGHELDPEQVLAWLGSIEGIVATPHSQRSNATIWLRLGAEGTMPLRRLADLAEAALGTAVQTAVRRADEQAFALANGQNLMFCEDAARRLGSALQQQDWQEGFRLRVVHAESLHAHDAVAEYAWRYPG; via the coding sequence ATGAATGCCATCGTCTTGCCGGATGTAGCCTCCGAAAGTGCCTCCCTCTCCCTCCCCCTGAACTGGGTCGGCATGTGCGGTATCGCCCAACCAATTTTGCTGGAAGGGCAGCGTATTACCGCCCGCGTCGATGCCGGGGTCAGCCTGGATGACGGCAGCGCCCGTGGCATCCATATGTCGCGTCTCTATCTGGCACTGGAGGAACTGGAGCAGGAGGAGGTCTCCGCTGAGCAGCTGCACCGGGTCCTGGATCGCTTCCTCGACAGCCATCGGGGCTTGTCCTCCAGTGCCAGCTTGCGGCTGCATGGGGAGGTTCTGTTGCAGCGTCCGGCCCTGGTGAGCCAACTAGCTGGCTGGAAGAGCTATCCCTTCGAAGTCTGTGCACGCCAGGATCCATGGGGGTTTCACGTGGAACTTCAATTGCAGTTGGCCTATTCCTCCACTTGCCCGTGCTCAGCAGCCCTGGCCCGACAATTGATCCAGCAGCGCTTCGCCGAAGATTTTTCCGGCCACGAACTGGACCCGGAACAGGTACTTGCCTGGCTGGGGAGTATTGAAGGAATCGTCGCAACGCCCCATAGCCAGCGCAGCAATGCCACGATCTGGCTGCGCCTGGGCGCGGAGGGAACCATGCCGCTTCGGCGCCTGGCCGACCTGGCGGAAGCCGCACTCGGCACAGCTGTACAGACCGCAGTCAGGCGCGCAGACGAACAGGCCTTCGCCCTGGCCAATGGCCAAAATCTGATGTTCTGCGAGGATGCCGCCAGGCGCCTGGGCAGCGCATTGCAACAGCAGGATTGGCAGGAGGGGTTCCGACTACGGGTCGTGCACGCAGAGAGCCTCCACGCGCACGACGCCGTCGCCGAATATGCCTGGCGCTATCCGGGGTAG
- the dksA gene encoding RNA polymerase-binding protein DksA has translation MPDISLSREELLAQPAEAYMNRAQRTFFRNLLERQREELRQHIDSEFGALREVEPVSDALDLASREEQRLWQLRLLERDKRLLDKIDDALERLARGDYGWCEESGEPIGLRRLLLRPTATLCLEAKQRQELKERHQRPA, from the coding sequence ATGCCAGACATTTCCCTCAGCCGCGAAGAACTCCTGGCCCAGCCTGCCGAGGCCTATATGAACCGGGCACAGCGGACGTTCTTCCGCAACTTGCTGGAACGCCAGCGCGAAGAACTGCGTCAGCACATCGACAGTGAATTTGGCGCCCTGCGAGAAGTCGAGCCCGTCAGCGACGCCCTCGACCTCGCCAGCCGGGAGGAACAGCGCCTCTGGCAACTGCGGTTACTGGAGCGGGACAAGCGGCTGCTGGACAAGATCGACGACGCCCTGGAACGCCTGGCCAGGGGCGATTACGGCTGGTGCGAGGAGAGCGGCGAGCCCATCGGCTTGCGCCGGCTGCTGTTGAGGCCAACCGCAACCCTCTGCCTCGAAGCCAAACAACGCCAGGAACTCAAAGAACGCCACCAGCGCCCCGCCTGA
- the zigA gene encoding zinc metallochaperone GTPase ZigA: MDTRLPVTLLSGFLGAGKSTLLNHVLRNRERLRVAVIVNDMSEINIDASEVQRDVSLNRAEERLVEMSNGCICCTLREDLLEEVSRLAREGRFDYLLIESTGISEPLPVAETFTFRDEQGRSLSDLARLDTLVTVVDGVNFMRDYQAAEDIASRGESLGPDDERAISDLLIEQVEFADVLLISKADLISSAERDELTAILRHLNPGAEVLPMVMGQVDLRRLIDTGRFDFDRAAQAPGWLKELRGEHKPETEEYGIASTAYRARRPFHPQRFFRFLDRQWSNGRLLRSKGYFWLASRYREAGSWSQAGGLMRYELAGSWWRFVPRERWPQDQEELHSVMQHWTPDVGDCRQELVFIGQGIDFERMRAELDACLLDDEEMAQGPQGWSLLPDPFDPWHVGELA, translated from the coding sequence ATGGACACACGCCTCCCCGTCACCCTGCTTTCCGGCTTCCTCGGCGCCGGCAAGAGCACATTGCTCAACCACGTGCTGCGTAATCGAGAGCGATTGCGCGTGGCCGTGATCGTCAACGACATGAGCGAGATAAACATCGACGCCAGCGAGGTTCAGCGCGATGTCAGCCTGAACCGTGCGGAGGAGCGCCTGGTGGAGATGAGCAATGGCTGCATCTGCTGCACCCTGCGCGAAGACTTGCTGGAAGAAGTCAGCCGGCTGGCCCGCGAAGGTCGCTTCGATTACCTGCTGATCGAATCCACTGGCATCTCCGAACCGTTGCCCGTGGCTGAAACCTTCACCTTCCGCGACGAGCAGGGTCGCAGCCTCTCCGACCTGGCGCGCCTCGACACCCTGGTAACGGTCGTGGATGGGGTGAACTTCATGCGCGACTATCAGGCTGCTGAAGACATCGCCAGCCGTGGTGAATCTCTTGGGCCGGATGATGAACGAGCGATCAGCGACCTGCTGATCGAACAGGTGGAATTCGCTGACGTGCTGCTGATCAGCAAGGCCGACCTGATCTCCAGCGCCGAGCGTGACGAGCTGACCGCGATCCTGCGCCACCTCAACCCGGGTGCCGAAGTCTTGCCAATGGTGATGGGGCAGGTGGACCTCAGGCGCTTGATCGATACCGGCCGCTTCGACTTCGATCGCGCCGCCCAAGCGCCGGGCTGGCTGAAGGAGCTGCGAGGAGAGCACAAGCCTGAAACCGAGGAGTACGGCATCGCGTCCACGGCCTATCGCGCGCGACGCCCCTTCCATCCCCAGCGCTTCTTCCGCTTTCTCGACCGCCAGTGGAGCAATGGCCGTCTGCTGCGATCGAAGGGCTACTTCTGGCTGGCCAGCCGTTACCGCGAGGCGGGCAGCTGGTCCCAGGCAGGTGGATTGATGCGCTACGAGCTGGCGGGTTCCTGGTGGCGCTTCGTCCCCCGCGAACGCTGGCCCCAGGACCAGGAAGAACTGCACAGCGTCATGCAGCACTGGACTCCGGATGTGGGTGACTGTCGCCAGGAACTGGTATTCATCGGGCAGGGCATCGACTTCGAACGTATGCGCGCCGAGCTGGACGCCTGCTTGCTGGATGACGAGGAAATGGCGCAAGGACCGCAAGGCTGGTCGTTGTTGCCTGACCCTTTCGACCCCTGGCATGTCGGGGAGCTCGCCTGA
- a CDS encoding DUF1826 domain-containing protein: MLVNLSSCPPRQLQGDSPDVLAEVLRDEVNLAIWQRQLPPHVQGFANSLLGLGEPLAESLCIELQEGYDSPELPTLAAGFADLEGYQGFVADVGWLVRAFACLVDARRIGLRLRRLDRAMCPRFHVDHVPLRLITTYVGAGSQWLRDGAMSRSALGDPSAEPAGDVDNQQLAAGHVALFKGEKWLGNEGRGIIHRSPQLTPGESRLLLTLDWLG, encoded by the coding sequence ATGTTGGTGAACCTGTCGAGCTGCCCGCCCCGGCAGCTACAAGGCGACAGCCCGGATGTTCTGGCGGAGGTGCTGCGGGACGAGGTCAACCTCGCCATCTGGCAACGCCAGCTTCCACCGCATGTCCAGGGCTTCGCCAATAGCCTGCTGGGCTTGGGCGAACCGCTGGCCGAGTCCCTGTGCATTGAGCTGCAGGAGGGTTACGACAGCCCTGAACTCCCCACCCTGGCTGCCGGATTCGCCGATCTGGAGGGCTATCAGGGCTTCGTCGCCGACGTTGGCTGGCTGGTGCGGGCCTTCGCCTGCCTGGTGGACGCGCGGCGCATTGGGCTGCGCCTGCGCCGCCTGGACAGGGCCATGTGCCCGCGCTTTCACGTCGATCATGTGCCGCTACGGTTGATTACCACCTACGTGGGGGCTGGTAGCCAATGGTTGCGGGACGGTGCAATGTCCCGTTCAGCTCTGGGCGATCCGTCCGCTGAACCGGCTGGGGATGTGGATAACCAGCAGTTGGCTGCGGGTCACGTGGCGCTGTTCAAGGGCGAGAAGTGGCTGGGCAATGAAGGCCGTGGAATTATCCACAGGTCGCCCCAGCTTACGCCCGGAGAAAGCCGCTTGCTGCTCACGCTGGATTGGCTGGGGTAG
- a CDS encoding NADH:ubiquinone oxidoreductase codes for MRACLLPLLLLLSVEAHAEACVVHSQGDGLDVKLCQENRSIPPQLFRDGFCKPEMKGQKVEVSFVDNCPTGAFGVCRNAKVSNQLYRQDIHYYGVASDARYLKPFCETQSQGKWE; via the coding sequence ATGCGCGCCTGTTTGCTGCCTTTGCTGCTGTTGCTCTCAGTCGAAGCCCATGCCGAAGCCTGTGTTGTCCACAGCCAGGGCGATGGACTGGACGTGAAGCTCTGTCAGGAGAACCGTAGCATCCCGCCGCAACTCTTTCGTGACGGCTTCTGCAAGCCGGAAATGAAAGGGCAGAAAGTGGAGGTGAGCTTTGTGGATAACTGCCCCACCGGCGCTTTTGGCGTCTGTCGCAATGCCAAGGTCAGCAACCAGCTGTACCGCCAGGACATCCACTACTACGGCGTCGCCAGCGATGCGCGCTACCTGAAGCCTTTCTGCGAAACCCAGAGCCAGGGAAAGTGGGAATAG
- a CDS encoding GTP-binding protein, translated as MLTHIPTHLIAGPLGAGKTSLIRQLLAQRPAHERWAVLINEFGQIGLDAALLASSDDGIAMAEVAGGCVCCVNGAPFQVGLGRLLRKARPDRLLIEPSGLGHPVELLRQLREPPWEGVLALQPSVMVLDAAALATGQLLPDSQREALLDAGLVLLNKAEGLDSATCEQLAATLPSVPRLWTTHGMLDIQQLPGIHAQSGKTVGINDLPTGVDKQPILWRNSAEPVCQIQAGDDGWSIGWRWHPSQRFDPIRLQTWLASLPWRRAKLVVQTSAGWLSGNFLGGAPIHWQASEWRKDSRLELIFAGPQDEAALKAGMAACRLG; from the coding sequence ATGCTTACCCACATCCCTACCCATCTCATCGCCGGGCCCTTGGGCGCCGGCAAGACCAGCCTGATCCGTCAGTTGCTGGCACAACGGCCTGCCCACGAACGCTGGGCGGTCTTGATCAACGAATTCGGCCAGATCGGCCTGGACGCGGCACTGCTGGCCAGCAGCGACGACGGCATCGCCATGGCCGAAGTAGCAGGCGGCTGTGTCTGCTGTGTCAACGGCGCGCCCTTCCAGGTTGGGCTGGGCCGGCTACTGCGCAAGGCACGGCCGGACCGGCTGCTGATCGAACCCTCCGGACTCGGACACCCTGTCGAGCTACTGCGACAGCTACGCGAACCGCCGTGGGAGGGCGTTTTGGCGCTACAGCCGAGCGTCATGGTGCTGGACGCGGCGGCGCTGGCTACGGGCCAGCTACTGCCAGACAGCCAGCGGGAGGCGCTTCTGGATGCTGGCTTAGTGCTACTAAACAAGGCCGAAGGCCTGGATTCGGCTACCTGTGAACAACTTGCCGCAACATTGCCAAGTGTTCCCCGGCTGTGGACGACGCACGGCATGCTAGATATACAGCAGCTTCCAGGAATCCATGCACAATCTGGAAAAACTGTTGGTATCAACGACTTACCAACAGGTGTGGATAAACAACCGATTCTGTGGAGAAATTCTGCCGAACCGGTCTGCCAGATACAGGCCGGTGATGACGGTTGGAGCATCGGTTGGCGTTGGCATCCGAGCCAGCGATTCGATCCGATCCGCCTGCAGACTTGGCTGGCCAGCCTGCCCTGGCGCCGCGCCAAGCTGGTGGTGCAGACCAGCGCTGGCTGGCTGTCCGGCAACTTCCTGGGAGGCGCACCGATCCATTGGCAGGCCAGCGAATGGCGCAAGGATTCGCGATTGGAACTGATATTCGCCGGTCCCCAGGACGAGGCGGCGTTGAAGGCTGGAATGGCGGCTTGCCGCCTGGGCTGA
- a CDS encoding MFS transporter — MDNSSTLAASAEPRTTSQRIKSIFSGSVGNLVEWYDWYVYAAFSLYFAKAFFPQGDMTAQLLNTAAIFAVGFLMRPIGGWLMGIYADRKGRKAALLASVLLMCFGSLIIALTPSYETIGVAAPILLVVARLLQGLSVGGEYGTSATYLSEMATKEQRGFFSSFQYVTLISGQLIALAVLIILQQTLTTEQLESWGWRVPFFIGALCAVVAMFLRRGMEETESFTKKKDKPKESLLRTLLRHPKEVLTVVGLTMGGTLAFYTYTTYMQKYLVNTVGMSKDDSTMISAATLFLFMLLQPIVGGLSDKIGRRPILIAFGVMGTLFTYPILSTLHTIETWWGAFFLIMAALIIVSGYTSINAVVKAELFPTEIRALGVGLPYALTVSIFGGTAEYIALWFKSIGMESGFYWYVTACIACSLLVYVFMKDTRTHSRMD, encoded by the coding sequence ATGGATAACTCCAGCACCCTGGCTGCCTCTGCAGAACCCCGCACGACATCGCAACGCATCAAATCGATTTTCAGTGGCTCGGTCGGCAACCTGGTCGAGTGGTACGACTGGTACGTGTACGCCGCGTTCTCGCTGTACTTCGCCAAAGCCTTCTTCCCCCAGGGCGACATGACCGCCCAATTGCTCAACACCGCAGCGATCTTCGCCGTCGGCTTCCTGATGCGCCCCATCGGGGGCTGGCTGATGGGTATCTACGCCGACCGCAAGGGCCGCAAGGCTGCCCTGCTGGCTTCGGTGCTGCTGATGTGCTTCGGTTCGCTGATCATCGCCCTGACCCCGAGCTACGAAACCATCGGCGTCGCCGCCCCGATCCTGCTGGTGGTCGCGCGCCTGCTGCAGGGCCTCTCGGTGGGCGGTGAATACGGCACCTCGGCCACCTACCTGTCGGAAATGGCAACCAAGGAGCAACGCGGCTTCTTCTCCAGCTTCCAGTACGTGACCCTGATTTCCGGCCAGCTCATCGCCCTGGCGGTGCTGATCATCCTCCAGCAGACCCTGACCACCGAACAGCTGGAAAGCTGGGGCTGGCGCGTACCCTTCTTCATCGGCGCCCTGTGCGCGGTGGTGGCCATGTTCCTTCGTCGCGGCATGGAAGAGACCGAGTCCTTCACCAAGAAGAAGGACAAGCCGAAGGAAAGCCTGCTGCGCACCCTGTTGCGCCACCCGAAGGAAGTACTGACCGTGGTCGGCCTGACCATGGGCGGCACCCTGGCCTTCTACACCTACACCACCTACATGCAGAAGTACCTGGTGAACACCGTGGGCATGAGCAAGGACGACTCGACCATGATCTCGGCCGCCACTCTGTTCCTGTTCATGCTGCTGCAGCCAATTGTCGGCGGGCTTTCCGACAAGATCGGCCGTCGCCCGATCCTGATCGCCTTCGGCGTGATGGGCACCCTGTTCACCTACCCGATCCTCAGCACCTTGCACACCATCGAGACCTGGTGGGGTGCGTTCTTCCTGATCATGGCGGCGCTGATCATCGTAAGCGGCTACACCTCGATCAACGCCGTGGTGAAGGCCGAGCTCTTCCCCACCGAAATCCGCGCCTTGGGCGTGGGACTCCCGTATGCGCTGACCGTGTCCATCTTCGGCGGAACCGCCGAGTACATCGCCCTGTGGTTCAAGAGCATCGGCATGGAGAGCGGCTTCTACTGGTACGTCACCGCCTGCATCGCCTGCTCGCTGCTGGTGTACGTTTTCATGAAGGACACCCGCACCCACTCGCGTATGGACTGA
- a CDS encoding sigma-54 dependent transcriptional regulator, whose translation MTAQVIFVDDESAIRDAVREWLELSGFEVQVESSAEDCLKHLDGDFPGVVISDLRMPGMGGMALLQAVQALDRELPFLMVTGHGDVPQAVEAMRLGAYDFIEKPFTAERLLDSLRRALEKRRLVQENRRLRVQAELKDELDGRLLGVSRAMAQLRRQVLDLASTPVNILLRGDTGAGKEMVARCLHDFGPRAGKPFVALNCAAIPENLFESELFGHESGAFTGAQGKRVGKIEHAHGGTLFLDEIESMPLAQQVKLLRVLQEQRLERLGSNQSIAVDIRVVAATKPDLRDEVRAGRFREDLLYRLNVAELQLPALRERREDIPLLFEHFARQASERLGRPQPILTPAELAQLLAHDWPGNVRELSNAAERHVLGLSTGQAERKDGEPSLAELMEAYEAQCLRQALARSQGDIKAVMTLLQLPRRTLNEKMARHGLARSEFLRGEDL comes from the coding sequence ATGACAGCCCAGGTGATCTTCGTCGACGACGAATCGGCCATCCGTGACGCCGTGCGCGAGTGGCTGGAGCTCTCCGGATTCGAAGTGCAGGTGGAGTCCAGCGCCGAGGACTGCCTCAAACACCTCGACGGGGATTTCCCCGGCGTGGTCATCAGCGACCTGCGCATGCCCGGCATGGGTGGCATGGCCTTGCTCCAGGCCGTGCAGGCGCTGGACCGCGAGTTGCCCTTCCTGATGGTCACCGGCCATGGCGACGTACCGCAGGCCGTGGAGGCAATGCGCCTGGGTGCCTATGACTTCATCGAGAAGCCCTTCACCGCCGAGCGCCTGCTGGACAGCCTGCGCCGTGCCCTGGAAAAACGCCGGCTGGTGCAGGAGAACCGTCGCCTGCGGGTCCAGGCGGAGCTCAAGGACGAACTCGACGGGCGCCTGCTCGGCGTCTCCCGCGCCATGGCGCAGTTGCGCCGCCAGGTGCTGGATCTGGCCTCAACCCCGGTGAATATCCTGCTGCGGGGCGATACCGGTGCCGGCAAGGAAATGGTCGCACGCTGCCTGCATGACTTCGGCCCACGCGCCGGGAAGCCTTTCGTGGCGCTGAACTGCGCTGCCATCCCGGAGAACCTGTTCGAGAGCGAGCTGTTCGGCCACGAGAGCGGCGCGTTCACCGGCGCCCAGGGCAAGCGCGTCGGCAAGATCGAACACGCCCATGGCGGCACCCTGTTTCTCGACGAGATCGAGAGCATGCCCCTGGCGCAGCAGGTGAAACTATTGCGGGTGCTGCAGGAGCAACGCCTGGAGCGTCTGGGTTCGAACCAGAGCATCGCTGTGGATATCCGCGTGGTTGCCGCCACTAAGCCAGACCTTCGCGATGAAGTTCGCGCCGGGCGTTTCCGCGAGGACCTGTTGTACCGCCTCAACGTGGCTGAGTTGCAGCTGCCGGCCCTACGCGAGCGGCGCGAGGACATTCCCCTGCTCTTTGAACATTTCGCCCGTCAGGCCAGCGAGCGCCTGGGACGGCCGCAACCCATCCTGACCCCGGCGGAGCTCGCGCAGCTGCTGGCCCACGACTGGCCGGGCAACGTACGCGAGCTGTCCAACGCCGCCGAACGCCATGTCCTGGGGTTATCCACAGGGCAGGCTGAGCGCAAGGACGGCGAGCCTTCCCTTGCCGAGCTGATGGAAGCCTACGAAGCACAATGCCTGCGCCAGGCCCTGGCGCGTAGCCAGGGTGACATCAAGGCCGTGATGACCCTGCTGCAGCTGCCACGCCGCACCCTCAACGAAAAGATGGCCCGCCACGGCCTGGCGCGCAGTGAATTCCTCCGCGGTGAGGATCTGTAG
- a CDS encoding ATP-binding protein, whose product MISRQLRIALLILLLLAGLFLAMHLAGRQAERQALRDEGEQAREQLTLYAGSLRTLIDRFRALPAVLALDPELRATLAGPVDKDAQHSLNIKLEQMNRAAGSTTLELLDRNGLAVAASNWRLPTSFVGHNYGFRPYFAEARRLGSGRFYAVGVTSGIPGYFLASAVRGIEEAFIGAIVVKLEFPELEQEWGQRSDIILVSDARGVVFIANQAGWRYRELQPISAEGRAEMTATRQYDKQPLAPLIHNTRVDFGEGSRLARVEGPNGPADYLWESLPLASEGWTLHLLRIPQEAASSARAASLAAGGAWLAVFFLALFLHQRWRLARIRQRSREELEQLVEQRTAALRTAQDGLIQAAKLAALGQMSTALAHEINQPLTALQMHLASLRLMLDNGQLEQARKALGRHDELLQRMAALTGHLKTYARKTPGGLRECLELGSVVDKSLQLLTPNLRDARVQISQELNVPAWVSGDAIRLEQVLVNLLRNALDAVAGKPEPKLWITLRRDDGHWLLEVADNGGGIREEDLPRVFDPFFTTKPAGAGLGIGLAVSYAIVHELGGTLTAANQAEGALFSLRLPVDKAREEVP is encoded by the coding sequence TTGATCTCCCGCCAACTGCGCATCGCCCTGCTGATCCTGCTGCTACTCGCCGGTCTGTTCCTGGCGATGCATCTGGCCGGCCGTCAGGCCGAACGCCAGGCCTTGCGCGATGAAGGCGAGCAGGCCCGCGAGCAGTTGACGCTCTACGCCGGCAGCCTGCGTACGCTGATCGACCGCTTCCGCGCCCTGCCTGCCGTGCTGGCGCTGGACCCGGAGCTACGCGCGACACTGGCCGGACCTGTGGATAAAGATGCCCAGCACAGCCTCAACATCAAGCTGGAACAGATGAACCGCGCCGCCGGTTCCACGACCCTTGAACTGCTGGATCGCAACGGCCTGGCCGTGGCCGCCAGCAACTGGCGTCTGCCCACCAGCTTTGTCGGCCACAACTACGGCTTCCGCCCCTACTTCGCCGAAGCCCGGCGTCTTGGCAGCGGCCGCTTCTACGCAGTAGGGGTGACCAGCGGGATTCCCGGCTACTTCCTGGCCAGCGCCGTGCGCGGTATCGAGGAGGCCTTCATCGGCGCCATCGTGGTGAAGCTGGAGTTTCCCGAACTGGAGCAGGAATGGGGCCAACGCTCGGACATCATCCTGGTCAGCGACGCCCGTGGCGTGGTGTTCATCGCCAATCAGGCCGGATGGCGCTACCGCGAGCTGCAGCCCATCTCCGCCGAGGGCCGCGCTGAAATGACCGCCACCCGCCAGTACGACAAGCAGCCCCTTGCGCCACTTATCCACAACACTCGGGTCGATTTCGGCGAAGGTAGCCGGCTGGCCCGGGTCGAGGGGCCTAACGGCCCCGCTGACTACCTCTGGGAAAGCCTGCCGCTGGCCAGCGAAGGCTGGACCCTGCATTTGCTGCGCATTCCGCAGGAAGCCGCCAGCAGTGCGCGCGCCGCCAGCCTTGCTGCCGGTGGAGCCTGGCTGGCGGTATTCTTCCTGGCCCTGTTCCTGCACCAGCGCTGGCGCCTGGCTCGTATCCGCCAGCGCAGCCGGGAGGAGCTGGAGCAGTTGGTGGAACAACGCACCGCGGCCCTGCGCACGGCCCAGGACGGGCTGATCCAGGCGGCCAAGCTCGCCGCCCTGGGACAGATGTCCACAGCCCTTGCCCACGAGATCAACCAGCCGCTCACCGCCCTGCAAATGCACCTGGCGAGCCTGCGTCTCATGCTCGATAACGGCCAACTGGAGCAAGCGCGCAAGGCCTTGGGGCGTCATGACGAACTGCTACAGCGAATGGCCGCCCTGACCGGGCACCTCAAGACCTATGCACGCAAGACGCCCGGAGGCCTGCGCGAATGCCTCGAGCTGGGTAGCGTTGTGGATAAGTCCCTGCAATTGCTGACCCCCAACCTGCGCGATGCCCGCGTTCAGATCAGCCAGGAGCTGAACGTGCCGGCCTGGGTTTCGGGTGATGCCATCCGCCTCGAACAGGTGCTGGTCAACCTGTTGCGCAACGCCCTCGACGCCGTGGCCGGAAAGCCCGAGCCAAAACTGTGGATAACCCTTCGGCGGGACGACGGTCACTGGCTGCTCGAAGTGGCCGACAACGGTGGAGGTATTCGCGAGGAAGACCTGCCAAGGGTGTTCGACCCCTTCTTCACCACCAAGCCGGCCGGTGCCGGATTGGGCATCGGACTGGCGGTTTCCTACGCCATCGTCCACGAACTGGGCGGCACGCTGACCGCCGCCAACCAGGCCGAGGGCGCGCTATTCAGCCTGCGCCTGCCTGTGGATAAAGCCAGAGAGGAAGTGCCATGA
- a CDS encoding alpha/beta fold hydrolase — translation MQLLPWSHSTSAGFTLRGWHTPASGKPLLHFLHGNGFCGRTYTPLLQALAEDFDLWLCDIQGHGDSDHGGRFVGWNRNAELAVEAFEAGRREYGDVTRVAVGHSFGGVLSSLILARHPELFSRAVLLDPVIFTPAMIGVMAFSEVLGLHRRTTMASRARARRNHWADHQAAWHGLHGRGIFKGWTEEALNGYVDHAIKVVDNGVELKCRPSREAEIFSSFPKRLWPSLGRIVTPTLILHGQHSYPFVAKSVARLTALNGHVSAQVVEGGHCFMQEFPQASAERTAEFLFRMS, via the coding sequence ATGCAATTGCTCCCCTGGTCCCACTCCACTTCCGCCGGATTCACCCTGCGCGGCTGGCACACTCCGGCTTCCGGCAAACCGCTCCTGCACTTCCTCCACGGCAACGGTTTCTGTGGCCGCACCTACACGCCCCTGCTGCAAGCGTTGGCGGAAGATTTCGACCTCTGGCTCTGTGATATCCAGGGTCACGGTGACAGCGACCATGGCGGCCGATTCGTGGGCTGGAACCGCAACGCCGAGCTGGCGGTGGAGGCTTTCGAGGCTGGACGCCGGGAGTACGGCGATGTGACGCGGGTGGCGGTCGGGCACAGCTTCGGCGGAGTGCTGAGCAGCCTGATCCTGGCTCGTCACCCGGAACTGTTCAGCCGCGCAGTCCTGCTCGATCCGGTGATCTTCACGCCGGCGATGATCGGGGTGATGGCGTTCTCCGAAGTGCTCGGCCTGCACCGCCGCACCACCATGGCCAGCCGTGCCCGGGCGCGGCGCAATCACTGGGCCGATCACCAGGCCGCGTGGCACGGCCTGCATGGGCGGGGGATCTTCAAGGGCTGGACCGAAGAGGCACTGAACGGCTATGTGGATCACGCTATCAAGGTTGTGGATAACGGCGTCGAGTTGAAGTGCCGCCCGAGTCGCGAGGCGGAAATCTTCAGCTCCTTCCCCAAGCGCCTGTGGCCGTCGCTGGGACGTATCGTCACGCCGACCCTGATTCTCCACGGCCAGCACAGTTACCCCTTCGTGGCCAAGTCGGTGGCGCGCCTGACCGCCCTCAATGGCCACGTTAGTGCACAGGTGGTGGAGGGTGGCCACTGCTTCATGCAGGAATTTCCCCAGGCCAGCGCCGAGCGCACGGCCGAGTTTCTGTTTCGCATGTCATGA
- a CDS encoding DUF3301 domain-containing protein, which produces MLSLADVFLLMLFAASAAWLWRGHGVRERALALAKQHCARLDLELLDGNVAFRRLAMVRDGKGNRRLARIYDFEFTVTGEQRLTGSIQMFGNHLGRIDVEAHPFRSDLEIERDDKVIHMNEWRRNHPKPDEKRRVD; this is translated from the coding sequence ATGCTGAGCCTGGCTGACGTATTCCTGCTGATGTTGTTCGCCGCCAGCGCGGCCTGGCTGTGGCGCGGTCATGGTGTGCGCGAACGTGCGCTGGCGCTCGCCAAGCAGCATTGCGCGCGCCTCGATCTGGAGCTGCTGGATGGCAACGTTGCCTTCCGCCGCCTGGCAATGGTGCGCGATGGCAAGGGCAACCGCCGTCTGGCCCGCATCTACGACTTCGAATTCACCGTCACCGGTGAACAACGTCTGACCGGCAGCATCCAGATGTTCGGCAATCACCTGGGCCGTATCGATGTCGAGGCCCATCCTTTCCGCTCAGACCTCGAGATCGAGCGGGACGACAAGGTTATCCACATGAACGAATGGCGACGCAATCATCCCAAGCCGGATGAAAAACGCCGGGTGGACTGA
- a CDS encoding DUF2946 domain-containing protein: protein MTHGRARHRGAWLGLLAMLLVLVGPLVSQARDMGQGGVPAWMDELACATDHGAPGHEPSMPSHEMSWAKCGYCTLLLNSPALTQAGLHGLDLAGLANPQPALATLSGHGGRAIFPGALTRAPPVALS from the coding sequence GTGACCCACGGCAGAGCACGACATCGCGGCGCCTGGCTTGGCCTTCTGGCCATGCTGCTGGTGCTCGTCGGTCCGCTGGTGTCCCAGGCGCGGGACATGGGGCAGGGTGGGGTACCGGCGTGGATGGATGAGTTGGCTTGTGCCACCGACCACGGCGCTCCCGGTCATGAACCGTCCATGCCCAGCCACGAGATGTCCTGGGCCAAGTGCGGTTATTGCACCCTGCTGTTAAATTCTCCCGCCCTGACGCAGGCCGGCCTGCACGGCCTGGACCTTGCCGGGCTCGCCAACCCGCAGCCGGCGCTGGCCACCTTGAGCGGCCACGGCGGCAGGGCGATCTTCCCTGGCGCACTGACTCGCGCTCCCCCCGTCGCGCTTTCCTGA